The Neochlamydia sp. AcF84 genome has a window encoding:
- a CDS encoding SDR family oxidoreductase, which translates to MKWTLVTGGAKNLGAAICLELAKQGHAVAVHYNTSEEEAQLVVEKCSNYQVPAQAIQGDFSTFESTQRFIKEYQRHFAETKNLINNVGNYLLGSSLKTSICQWHDLFQTNLHAPYCLIKNLLPSIKKWKGSIINLGVAGLNANRADTYATAYTISKSGLLMLTKSLALELAADQVRVNMISPGYLEESMDLPHPLTKIPMQRAGHRDEVAQLIGYLLSNQASYITGQNIEIAGGTRL; encoded by the coding sequence ATGAAGTGGACATTAGTAACAGGGGGAGCTAAAAATTTAGGGGCAGCGATTTGCTTAGAGTTAGCTAAGCAAGGCCATGCTGTAGCCGTCCATTATAATACAAGCGAGGAAGAGGCCCAGCTTGTTGTAGAAAAATGCTCTAATTACCAGGTACCTGCCCAGGCAATCCAGGGCGATTTTTCTACCTTTGAGTCTACTCAACGCTTCATTAAGGAATACCAAAGGCATTTCGCTGAAACTAAAAATTTAATTAATAATGTGGGAAATTACCTGCTCGGCTCTAGCTTAAAGACAAGCATATGTCAATGGCATGATCTATTTCAAACTAATCTACATGCTCCTTATTGCCTGATAAAAAATCTTTTACCTAGCATCAAAAAATGGAAAGGATCAATTATCAATCTTGGAGTTGCTGGCTTGAATGCAAATCGTGCAGATACTTATGCAACAGCTTATACAATTTCCAAGTCAGGTCTTTTGATGCTAACTAAATCGCTAGCTCTTGAGCTTGCTGCTGATCAAGTGCGAGTAAATATGATCTCTCCAGGATATTTAGAAGAATCTATGGATTTGCCTCATCCTCTAACAAAAATTCCTATGCAGCGGGCAGGTCATAGAGATGAGGTGGCACAATTAATAGGCTACCTACTCTCTAATCAAGCCTCTTATATCACCGGACAAAACATTGAAATTGCAGGGGGAACAAGGCTATAA